The DNA region CACAACGATTTCAGCGTGATCCGAAACGGTTTGCTGGAAATGACCCAGAAATATTCCTTCTACGACTTGGCCGTAAAGACCGAGAATGGTTTGGCTTGGCTTAAGTAGTCAGTATTTTATTCATACAAACTCTTCTCTTCTTTAAATTGATTGACTTATCCCGGAATTGTGTCTTTGTTTATCTAAAATAAGCGATAGCGCCCTTGTCTATCTTTTTATTGGAGCAATTAAGAAAGTTAAACTTTGTTTGGCTTTGCGAGTATTTTTTCTCGCAAGGATCGCAAAGAAACTTTTTAACTAAAAACTGCATAGTTTTAAGATAAACGAAGGCACGTCGTTTAGCAATGACAGACAAGGTCATCACGAAAACCTAATAATTAGCCGATTGTATTTTTTTCTAAAGTCGAACTGTGATTAAATTAATGATTTTTGTCACTAATTTAATTCGGATAGTTTTATCTTATTTAAGAATTAATTGTTATATTTGTATAAGAATTTAAATCAGAATTATAATGTTGACTCAAGAAAAAACCATTGGCGATTATGTCGCGGAAGATTACAGAACTGCCGAAGTCTTCAAAAAATATAATATCGATTTCTGCTGCAAAGGCGGACGAACAATCGAGGAAGCCGCTGAAAAGAAAAATATCGACGCCGGCAAAATTTATCAGGATCTCGAAAAAATTGGTGAAAGAACAGATTCTTCCAATATCGACTTTAAATCCTGGCCGCTTGATTTATTGGCAGATTATGTAGAAAAAACGCATCACCGCTATGTCGAGGAAAAATCATTAATGATCATCCCTTATCTCGAAAAATTATGCAAAGTGCACGGTGACCGACATCCTGAATTATTCGAGATCACCAAACTGTTCAAGGAAAGTGCAGGAGATTTGGCGGCACACATGAAGAAGGAAGAACTCATTTTGTTCCCGTTCATCAAGAAAATGGTTGATGCGGAAAGAAAAGGAGAAAGTGTGGAAAGAAAGCAGTTCAGCACCGTGGAAGATCCAATCGAGGCGATGAAGGATGACCATTCGTTAGAAGGAGAGCGTTTCGAAAAAATCAGCGAGTTAACCAACGGTTACCAAATTCCAGCGGACGGTTGCGGAACTTATCAGGTGACTTTCAAGATGATCGAAGAATTCGCGAACGACCTACACAAGCACATCCACTTAGAAAATAACATTCTTTTCCCGAAAGCAATCGCTTTGGAGAAAACCCTTAACTAAATTCACTGTTTTTTTGAAATCCGCTTTAGTAAACTCTGGAGCGGATTTTTTGTTATGCTTGTATAAAAAAAGACTGTTGTTTTATCGCAACTGTCTTCATTGCAGAGAGGAAGGGATTAACTTCGTTTTTCCCGAAGAGTGTGTTTCAAAACTTACAGAACAAGAATTTGTCATATTTTTTGTTCCCCAAAGTATTGCTAAAATAAATTTTTGACAACTTCGGAGAACAAAAAAACCGCTGATTACCCAGCGGTTCTGTAAGTTTTGCAGAGAGGAAGGGAAATGAACCTTTCTAGAATCAGCATTCCTTTTCATATATAAATATACTACTAATCAATAATTTATCTATATTTGCATAGATGGATATAACTTGTTTTTATATTTAATTATAGAAGTAGTAGCACCTAAATTAGCACCTGTGAATTTCACCTTTAAACTTAAAGAACCCAAATCAGATAAATTGACTTTAATATACTTTCGTGCATACTTTGGCAATGAAAGAAAAAATTTCATTTATTCCACTGGTGAAAATATCTTGGCTTCAGAGTGGGATTTTAAGAATAGACAACCAAATGACCTTAATGGCAGAACCGCCAAATCGGATAACCATCGAACTATAAAAAAACAATTAGACAGGTATAGTTCCACTTTTACCGAAATTGTAAATCGATACAAGAACATTAATGAGCAACTCACTACTGACGCACTGAGACAGAGATTTGACGAAGAATTCAAAAAAGTAAAAGTTAAGGATGATTTTTTTCGTCTATATGAACAATTCATTGAAGAAAAAGAAAGTGACTACACAGGAAAGGGAATCTCCAAATCCACAAAAACACGATATGAATTTAATAAAAATCTTTTGCAATAATTTCAGGATAAAACAAAAATCAAACTTAGTCTTTCTAGTTTAGATGAGAAAATCTATAACCGATTTTTGAAATACTGTATTGAAGTTAAAGATCATTCTGCAAACACCATACATCGAGATGTGGGAATGCTCAAAACATTCCTTTATTGGGCATTAAATAATAAGTACACTTACAATAATGATTTTATTCAGTTTAAGAAACCACCAAAGTTTAGAACCGATGAAATTGCGTTGAATTATCAGCAGGTTGAGCAAATATATAATCACGACTTTTCGAAGAATAAAAAGCTCGAAAGAGTACGAGACTTGTTTGTGTTTGGTTGTACATCGGGAATGCGTTTTGGAAATTATTCTGCAATTTCAAGAGAAGATATTCAAGATGGATTCATTAGGGTAATTGATCTAAAAAGCAAGTCTAAAAGCTTGGCAATTCCTCTTAATAGTATTTCGAAAGCAATCTTGGAAAAATATGATTATGAATTGCCTCGAATCAGTAATCAAAAGATGAATGAGTATATAAAAGATGTATTCAAGGAATTGGAGTTCACAGAAGACATCAAAAAAACTATGAAATACGGTGACGAATTGGTCGAAAAAACTTCAAAATTTTGGGAGAGAATTTCTTCCCATACCGCAAGAAGAAGCTTTATAACAATAATGAAAAACAATCGCGTCCCAGACAAAGTAATTATGTCGTACACTGGACATACGAGTTTGGAGGTTTTCAACACTTATTATAGACCGAGTGAAGAAGATAAAATTAATTATATGAACGAAGTTTTTAAGTAGTAATGGATAATAACAAAAAAATATACGGAAAGTGGTTGCCTTGGGATGAAATACTTGCCATTCCTTTCTTGATTTTTTCGAGGGTCAGAGGAAAAAATATCAGAACGTTATTACATGAAAAAATTCTAAAAGCACAAAAAATTGCTGAAGTCACTGAAGTTACAATAAAAGATAGAGATGAATATTTGCTGGAATATGAAAGCCTAGATAATTTCTTTGCAATTCACTTCAGAAATATAGAGAAATCAAGAAATCACACATTTGAGGGAATGATTGACTACTGTTTAAATCAATACAAGAGAGAATCTTTTCGAAATCTTACCGCAAGCAGAATCGTAATTCTTGAAGAAAATTTTCTTAAAGGTGCTGAAAAAACACTTAAGCTTTATTTTTTATTGGATAAAAAAGTACATCGCAAATTAGTATTGAAAGATATTTTGATTGGTGAGAATACAGAAACAAAACTCAAAAAATTTCTAACTGACAAAAGGTTTATTGACGAGAATCAAAATTTAATTGTAGATAATAAATCATTATTCATTCGCCTGCACAAATTATTGCAGGATGAGGCTTACATTAATACCGAATATAATGCGAATACTATTATGGATATAATGGATCGCGAATACAACTCCATCTTTGATAAGGGCACTTTTTCTAGAGCCATTGCAAGAAGTCTAAGTGATAGTGAAAAAAAGATGCAGGAAGAATTATTAAAAGCACTGAAAATCAAAGATTAAACTTTACGAAATTGAGTAAAATTGCATAAATAAATTTTACTCCAAAATATTTTTGTTGGCATAATTAGAAAAGTACAAATTATGCAAACAAATCCATTCCAAACAATTCTAGATGAGTTGGACGAAGTAAAACAACTTCTCTACTCTATCCGAAAAGAACCGGAACTTGAACTAAAGAAAAGGTTCTACTCAATGAGAGAGTCCGCATCAATTCTGAAAGTGGACTATCAGACCATAAGATCACATATTCTTAAAGGGAATATCAAAGCTGAAAAAATCGGGAGATTCTACCGAATTAATCATCTTGATTTGATGTCCGCGTTAGACGACGTAAAATCTCTGAAATACAAACGTTAAACTTCACACGATGAAAAAAGAACAGAATCACCCTGTTCCATACATTCGTGTGGGGACAGTGTATTATAAGATTATTCAGAAACCACAAATTTCCGGTGATAAGATTTCTACCTTAACGCGCTGGTCTCGTGAAACCATTATTCAAGACCATGAGCGAAATTATTTGGTTAAAATCCCAAAATATGATGGTTTTTGTTGCATTCCTGACAATTTGAATTTCAAGCAAAACGTAGAAAATTTTTATAACATCTACAATGAAATTCCTTTCCAACCGGTCGTTGCAAAAGTTACTATAGATGACATTCCATTTCCTTTACAGTTTTTAGAACACATTTTTGGAAAACAGATAGACCTCGGTCTTGATTATCTGAAAATCCTATTGATTAACCCAACACAAATTCTTCCAATTTTATGTTTGGTAAGCAAAGAAAGAGCAACAGGAAAAACCACTTTCATAAAATGGCTTAAGGAAATTTTCGGACTAAATATTACTTACATTAAAGGAGATTCCTTTAATAGTCAATTCAATTCAGACTGGGCTTCTATGCTTCTAATCGCAATTGATGAAGTGTTTTTTGACCGAAAAGAAATCACCGAGCGCTTGAAATATCTTTCAACGACAAACAAAGATAAACTTGAGAATAAGGGTAAAGACCGAGAGGAAATTGACTTCTTTGGAAAGTTTATTCTCTGCAGTAACAATGAGGATAATTTCATTCAAATAGATGAAAACGAAATCAGATTTTGGATTTTGAAAATCAATCCAATTAAGACAGAGAACACAGAATTTCTCAATAATCTTAAAAAGGAAATTCCATTATTCCTAAAATATCTTATTGATAGGTCATTCTATTCCCAAAAAAAGAGCCGAATGTGGTTCGCTCCTCAAGACATCAAAACCAAAGCACTTCAGAAACTTGTCTTCCGAAATAACAACAAACTAGAATCAAAAGTTATAGAACTTCTTTTTGAATTCTTTGAATCAATCGATGATACCACTATTAATGTTGCTCCGCAGGACATTTTGAATATGCTTAACCGAATGTTTAGACTAACATACTTCACGAGAAATGATGTCCGCAATGTTTTGAAAGAACATTGGAAATTGACAGCTCAATCCAATTCCCTCGCATACATCCGATATGATATCGACCATGCAGGTGTTTTTTATCAGAACAATGCAAAAGGGAGATATTTTACTATTGAAAAGGACTTTATCCTCAAAAAGTATGATGATTTGATGAAGTAATTGCTATTGAAAAGAAAAACAATCAGTTATGGTTCATCAAAACCCTCATCAAAATCATTTAACCTGTTTTTTGATGACAAAATGATGAATAGAAATAAACCAATTTGATGAAATGATGAAGTACTGATGACGTGATAATCATTTAAAGCCCAACTGATTACAAAACTATGTCATCAAATCATCAAAATAGAAACAGCTTTTAATTAATAAAAACAAAACAATGAATTGCAAACAGGCAAACGAAAATATCAGCATCAGGGAAATCTTGGAGAGCTTTTCTCTTTTCCCGAGCAAAGACAACCGAAGAACCGCTTTTTATCTTGCTTTTGACCGTGAGGAAAAAACACCAAGTCTTTCGGTGAACTATAAAAAGAACACCGCATTTGATTTTGGAACAGGAGCGAAATACGACAATGTTTCCTTGGTTCAAGGAGTCAAAAAATGTTCGGTTTCCGAAGCGTTGGAATATTTGAAAAGATTTGATTATTCAATTCCGACAAATCAGAAAATTGAAACAGATAATTTCAAACCAAAATCAGGATATCAGATTTTCGAAATCAAGGAAGTCGAACATCCAAGTTTGATAGAATATCTAAAATCAAGAAAACTCGATTCCCTGAAATCCGAACTCAAAGAAATCCATTATGAACTAAACGGAAGGAATTACTTCGGATTGGGATTCAAAAATGATTCGGACGGATTCGAAATGAGAAATCCATACATCAAACTTTGCTTGGGAAAAAAAGACCTCACTTCCATAAAAAATCAATCCAAAACTTTAAGGATTTTTGAAGGATTTGCAGATTATCTGTCGTTCAAAATTTTGGAAAAATCACTCGAAAAAGAACCTTCGGATTACATCATTTTGAATTCCGTAACGATGATTTCAAAAGTCAAAAATCAACTCGAAAATTATCAAAATATTGAACTCTTTTTGGACAATGACAGGACAGGAGATTCCGTAACTGAAATCCTCAAAAAACAAAATTCCAATGTTTCTGATGAACGGATTTTATTCAAAAATCACAAAGACTTAAATGAGTTTTTAATCAGTGGGAACCTGCGTGAAATGGATATAGGTTTAGAAGAAAGAGACCTGCGTGAAATAACGACTCGCAAAATCGGCAGATAGGTTGTGCAAAAAGTACCCTACGTCCGACCATTAGCGTGTCGTCGGTAGGGATTTTTGATTTTCTCCTGCCGTCGAAAATACTTTTTTGAACTAAAAATTCGGATAGTAAACAAGATGATTTACAATTTTAACATTAAATACAAATATTATGGAAAATGATTTTTTAACCGATTTTGTACAACGAATATCGAAAGAAGAAGAGATGAGAAATGCAGAAAAAAAACGAAAAGAATTCTTTAGAGAAATTGGTAGAAAAGGTGGTCTCCGGAAAAAGACATCCACTCATTTTTTGAGAAAATTCACTGTGAGATTTACAGAAAATGAATTCGAAGAAATTCAGAAGTTATCCAAAAAACATAGCCTTAAAATCTCGGAATATATAAGGTTGGTTTTGACGGAAAAAGAATTAAAAATAAATGAATTTAGAACGGATGAAACCTTATTGTCATATGCCAATAACTTTACGCATATCAAAAATCTATTGCGACATCGTGAATGGAATGTTTTTGAAAACAAAAAAATCATTCTTCAAGAAATTGAAAAAGTGACCGAATTGATGCGTAGATATCTAATTGAAAAACTTATTGAAAATGAATAACTCTTGCACAACAAGACGAATTTCTTCCATCGCAATTGAATACAATGGTAATGATAAAGGTTTTGCAAAAATGGTTTATTCCCAAAATTTATTGGGTAAAACTCCTGAGCAGATCTTTCAAGAAATGAAGATGGTTGCCGATAGAAATGAAAATGTTTATAAATGGGCATTAACAGGATATGTTTCAGTTCCGCACTTTGCAAATAATATTTCAGCAGACAAACTCACTGAAATCACTTTGCAAGCGTTAAGAAAAATGGGAATGACCGACCACAATCAAGCAATCTTAGATTCGCACAATTCAACCAAAAATTTTCATATCCACTTCATCGTTAACCGTATCCAAACCAATGGAAAATGCTCGATTAAATCCGCAAAATGTGGAGATAGATTTGGAAAGGAATTGAGAGCGATTTTACGTGAACACGGTATCAAAACAGATGTTGAAATTGGAATAGAAAAAAAAGCAGAAATGCTGGAGAATTTGAAAGATTGTCTTCAGTCTTCAAACAATTTCGAGCAACTTGTTTTTCAAATGAACTCATTAGGGTTTCGTGTAACATTATCAGAAAATGAAAAAATTGGAATTTCAGGAATGCGGATCGTTCATCACGATGATATCAACGATCAGACTGAACGAATATACCTTCCAGGATTTACATTAAGTCAAATTACCAATAAATTGAAAATTGCAGAAATGAAGGAAATCTTCAAGGTGAAGTCTTTTATTTCGAAAAATTTGAATATCGAATCACTTATTGATTTGAGAGAACGAGCAGAAAAAGAAAACTTACAAATAAAAGTCAAATATTCAACTTCAATAGGAAAACTTCAAATCGAAAAACTTTGGATAAAGCCAATAAGTAATAATAAATCAGGATTTTTCTGTGATAAAAAAATGGGCTTTGAATTGTCGGAAATAGACCCAGGTTTATCCAAGAAATTTATTGAAAATATGAATTTGGAAATTTCAACAAATCAATATGAAAATACCAAGGAACAAAGTGTGATTTCTACTTTGGAAGAACTAATCAAAGGTCTTATCAAACCAAATTATGTTTCAGCTGATGATAGTTTGCTCAAGAAGAAGAGAAAGTCAATTTATGACGATGAAAGTCGTCATTTTAGAAGATAATTAACAAAAAAAAAAATACAATCAAATGGAAAATTCAGAACAAAAACCAAATCCAACCGAACTACTAGCAAATTTACTTGAAGAATTAAAAAAGAATAATAACAATAATTCTAACTTAAAGCGGGACATACAGCGATTGAGAATCATTAAAGCATTTATTTCAAAAAAGACTGATTCTCTTAGAGAAGTACTTGAAACTCTACCAAAGACAATTGAATTACAGTTTTCCGAATCCAGCAAGAGCCAACTTGAACAACTAAATCGAAAATCTCATATATTGAAAATAGTTGTGATAAGTTCCGTAGTGTATTTCCTTATGTCCTTAATCTATCTGTTTTATCTTAAAAAAATGTCGTATGGATGGTATTCAGAAGCGATTAAATCCAAAAAAGAGTTTCTGATTGATTTAGAAAAAGAAAATAGAACTGTAGTTTCAACGGAATATTTAGACAATTTGGAAAACAACACAAAAATGATGAAGGAATTCATAAAAAGGAATCCAAAAGATGGCAGTAAATTATTGAATTTTAAAGAAGGATTTGATTCGAGAAAGTAAAAATAAATCAAACCTTTTTTGACAACTTTGTATTAGAAGAAATTAAATCGAGTCTTTTTTTGCTGTTATAATGTAAATTCGAGGATTAATGACTTTTCTTCATGCAAAAGCGAAATTGTTTTTATCAATTTAACAAGCGAAATTTTTACTATTTTTGGATATAACATATCAGATACTATAAATTAATAACTCGTTGATTATCAATTTATATATTTAATATTGTGTAAAAAATCAATTAAAAAAAATATAAAATCAACCTAATTATTACTATGAAAATTGGAATTCTACATTTAACTGACTTGCACATACATAAAGAAATACATGAAGAAAGAATTGAAAAACTTGTAAGAGCAATAGAATATGATATTAAGCAGATATCTAATCTTTATATTGTATTTTCAGGTGATATTGTTAATTATGGAAGAGAATCAGAGTATGAAAATGCTAAATTATTCCTTAAAGAGCTTTTAGAAAAAGTAAAATGCAACAAAAGCCTACTTCAAATAGAGGTTGTTGCTGTTCCAGGGAATCATGATTGTTGTTTTGACAATGAGAAAAAAACAAGAAAATCAATAATTAATGACTGTAAAACTGATTTTATTGAGGAAGAAGATTATTTTATAGATGCAATGGCTGTTCAAGCTGATTTTTGGAATTTTTTATCAGAAGTTACAAGCTTCAAAGAAAAAAATCAAATTGCATATAAATACGAATTCAGACCTCATATAGATTTTAGAGTAACATTTAACTGTTATAATACAAGCTGGCTAACTGAAATCCATGAAAAACAAGGAAGTCTGATTGTTCCTGAAAACAAATTTCTTGACAACGAAAATGAAGAGTATGTAATCTCTGTCTTTCATCATCCAATTGATTGGTTATCTGCAAATACAAAAAGAAACAACAAACAAAGATTTGAAGAACACCTAATAAACAGCTCTAATCTAGTAATTTATGGGCATGAACATGATAAAGGTAAATCCAAAGGAATAATTCAGCAAAAACAAAATGTGGTATTCTGCGGAGGAAAAGCATTTGATAAAAAAGAAATCATCGAAACAGGATTTTCATTTTATGAAATTGATTTGAATGATAAATCAATAAATATAAAGACATACAATTACGATGGAAAAATTTATTCTATAGAATTTGAAGATAAACATAAAATTGTTGCAAAAAATAAACGTGAATTTATCCTAAGAGATGAGTTTGAAAAAGAA from Chryseobacterium suipulveris includes:
- the ric gene encoding iron-sulfur cluster repair di-iron protein, giving the protein MLTQEKTIGDYVAEDYRTAEVFKKYNIDFCCKGGRTIEEAAEKKNIDAGKIYQDLEKIGERTDSSNIDFKSWPLDLLADYVEKTHHRYVEEKSLMIIPYLEKLCKVHGDRHPELFEITKLFKESAGDLAAHMKKEELILFPFIKKMVDAERKGESVERKQFSTVEDPIEAMKDDHSLEGERFEKISELTNGYQIPADGCGTYQVTFKMIEEFANDLHKHIHLENNILFPKAIALEKTLN
- a CDS encoding type 2 periplasmic-binding domain-containing protein, with the translated sequence MFLYLIIEVVAPKLAPVNFTFKLKEPKSDKLTLIYFRAYFGNERKNFIYSTGENILASEWDFKNRQPNDLNGRTAKSDNHRTIKKQLDRYSSTFTEIVNRYKNINEQLTTDALRQRFDEEFKKVKVKDDFFRLYEQFIEEKESDYTGKGISKSTKTRYEFNKNLLQ
- a CDS encoding tyrosine-type recombinase/integrase, which codes for MKYCIEVKDHSANTIHRDVGMLKTFLYWALNNKYTYNNDFIQFKKPPKFRTDEIALNYQQVEQIYNHDFSKNKKLERVRDLFVFGCTSGMRFGNYSAISREDIQDGFIRVIDLKSKSKSLAIPLNSISKAILEKYDYELPRISNQKMNEYIKDVFKELEFTEDIKKTMKYGDELVEKTSKFWERISSHTARRSFITIMKNNRVPDKVIMSYTGHTSLEVFNTYYRPSEEDKINYMNEVFK
- a CDS encoding helix-turn-helix domain-containing protein; protein product: MQTNPFQTILDELDEVKQLLYSIRKEPELELKKRFYSMRESASILKVDYQTIRSHILKGNIKAEKIGRFYRINHLDLMSALDDVKSLKYKR
- a CDS encoding primase-helicase family protein, encoding MKKEQNHPVPYIRVGTVYYKIIQKPQISGDKISTLTRWSRETIIQDHERNYLVKIPKYDGFCCIPDNLNFKQNVENFYNIYNEIPFQPVVAKVTIDDIPFPLQFLEHIFGKQIDLGLDYLKILLINPTQILPILCLVSKERATGKTTFIKWLKEIFGLNITYIKGDSFNSQFNSDWASMLLIAIDEVFFDRKEITERLKYLSTTNKDKLENKGKDREEIDFFGKFILCSNNEDNFIQIDENEIRFWILKINPIKTENTEFLNNLKKEIPLFLKYLIDRSFYSQKKSRMWFAPQDIKTKALQKLVFRNNNKLESKVIELLFEFFESIDDTTINVAPQDILNMLNRMFRLTYFTRNDVRNVLKEHWKLTAQSNSLAYIRYDIDHAGVFYQNNAKGRYFTIEKDFILKKYDDLMK
- a CDS encoding toprim domain-containing protein, translating into MNCKQANENISIREILESFSLFPSKDNRRTAFYLAFDREEKTPSLSVNYKKNTAFDFGTGAKYDNVSLVQGVKKCSVSEALEYLKRFDYSIPTNQKIETDNFKPKSGYQIFEIKEVEHPSLIEYLKSRKLDSLKSELKEIHYELNGRNYFGLGFKNDSDGFEMRNPYIKLCLGKKDLTSIKNQSKTLRIFEGFADYLSFKILEKSLEKEPSDYIILNSVTMISKVKNQLENYQNIELFLDNDRTGDSVTEILKKQNSNVSDERILFKNHKDLNEFLISGNLREMDIGLEERDLREITTRKIGR
- a CDS encoding plasmid mobilization protein, whose protein sequence is MENDFLTDFVQRISKEEEMRNAEKKRKEFFREIGRKGGLRKKTSTHFLRKFTVRFTENEFEEIQKLSKKHSLKISEYIRLVLTEKELKINEFRTDETLLSYANNFTHIKNLLRHREWNVFENKKIILQEIEKVTELMRRYLIEKLIENE
- a CDS encoding relaxase/mobilization nuclease domain-containing protein: MNNSCTTRRISSIAIEYNGNDKGFAKMVYSQNLLGKTPEQIFQEMKMVADRNENVYKWALTGYVSVPHFANNISADKLTEITLQALRKMGMTDHNQAILDSHNSTKNFHIHFIVNRIQTNGKCSIKSAKCGDRFGKELRAILREHGIKTDVEIGIEKKAEMLENLKDCLQSSNNFEQLVFQMNSLGFRVTLSENEKIGISGMRIVHHDDINDQTERIYLPGFTLSQITNKLKIAEMKEIFKVKSFISKNLNIESLIDLRERAEKENLQIKVKYSTSIGKLQIEKLWIKPISNNKSGFFCDKKMGFELSEIDPGLSKKFIENMNLEISTNQYENTKEQSVISTLEELIKGLIKPNYVSADDSLLKKKRKSIYDDESRHFRR